One window from the genome of Cucumis melo cultivar AY chromosome 10, USDA_Cmelo_AY_1.0, whole genome shotgun sequence encodes:
- the LOC103491922 gene encoding protein TIFY 6B-like isoform X2: MEMDFLGLSSKEPLAVVKQEIDNDGAQDSGYTKSSGVPWSSNKASALPHLIPFKISADDKTSKLGSDPVGATSDQRRAAEIQKTFNHDRQGGPHFSLAAYPMQPDLYSIHRPHEAKLFSVQNQGISVSLGNPSLKNPFALPGQMAGPILKQPLGGVPVSTASNSFFPPFGSVVGITEPCMKPTGGSPNQLTIFYGGTVNVYNDITPEKAQAIMFLAGAGAAISNISHSKAQAHAMGAKMAAASDAAPMNQPVSALPCPALSSPLSVSSHTGTQSASGSSCTDELRGGKTNGVPTTPISKVEPQRIANPGVSVTASAMMPSAVPQARKASLARFLEKRKERVMSSAPYNLSKKYPECAATESNGANFSSPITGSSANVAS; the protein is encoded by the exons ATGGAGATGGATTTCTTGGGTTTGAGCTCTAAGGAGCCATTGGCTGTGGTGAAACAGGAGATTGACAACGATGGAGCGCAAGATTCTG ggTATACTAAAAGCTCTGGTGTTCCATGGTCCTCTAACAAGGCCTCTGCTCTTCCTCATCTGATACCTTTCAAGATTTCTGCAGACGACAAGACTTCAAAGCTCGGTTCTGATCCAGTCGGGGCTACTTCAGATCAACGAAGAGCAGCAGAAATCCAG AAAACGTTCAATCACGATAGGCAAGGTGGTCCTCATTTTTCCCTGGCAGCTTATCCTATGCAACCTGATTTGTATTCGATTCATCGTCCTCATGAAGCAAAACTATTTTCAGTTCAAAATCAAGGTATATCTGTTTCTTTAGGCAATCCATCCTTGAAGAACCCTTTTGCTCTTCCTGGTCAGATGGCTGGTCCTATCCTCAAACAACCACTTGGAGGAGTACCTGTTTCGACTGCTTCAAACTCATTTTTCCCGCCATTTGGTTCTGTTGTCGGGATTACTGAACCATG CATGAAACCTACTGGAGGTTCTCCAAACCAATTGACTATTTTTTATGGTGGTACCGTCAACGTCTACAATGACATTACCCCTGAAAAG GCTCAGGCTATAATGTTCTTAGCTGGGGCTGGGGCTGCCATCTCCAACATTTCACATTCAAAAGCTCAAGCTCATGCAATGGGTGCAAAAATGGCTGCAGCAAGTGATGCTGCTCCTATGAATCAGCCCGTAAGTGCCTTGCCTTGCCCTGCTCTCTCTAGCCCATTGTCTGTTTCTTCTCACACAGGCACCCAGTCTGCAAGCGGGTCGAGCTGCACTGATGAGTTGAGAGGAGGTAAAACCAATGGAGTTCCCACAACTCCTATCAGCAAAGTAGAGCCTCAAAGAATTGCCAACCCGGGTGTATCTGTCACTGCTAGTGCTATGATGCCATCTG CCGTTCCACAGGCTCGCAAAGCATCCTTAGCTCGATTTTTAGAGAAGCGCAAGGAGAG GGTGATGAGCTCTGCTCCATACAATCTTAGCAAGAAATATCCTGAGTGTGCTGCAACAGAATCCAACGGTGCAAATTTCTCGAGTCCTATAACGGGCAGCAGCGCTAATGTGGCAAGCTAA
- the LOC103491922 gene encoding protein TIFY 6B-like isoform X6, whose product MEMDFLGLSSKEPLAVVKQEIDNDGAQDSGYTKSSGVPWSSNKASALPHLIPFKISADDKTSKLGSDPVGATSDQRRAAEIQMAGPILKQPLGGVPVSTASNSFFPPFGSVVGITEPCMKPTGGSPNQLTIFYGGTVNVYNDITPEKAQAIMFLAGAGAAISNISHSKAQAHAMGAKMAAASDAAPMNQPVSALPCPALSSPLSVSSHTGTQSASGSSCTDELRGGKTNGVPTTPISKVEPQRIANPGVSVTASAMMPSAVPQARKASLARFLEKRKERVMSSAPYNLSKKYPECAATESNGANFSSPITGSSANVAS is encoded by the exons ATGGAGATGGATTTCTTGGGTTTGAGCTCTAAGGAGCCATTGGCTGTGGTGAAACAGGAGATTGACAACGATGGAGCGCAAGATTCTG ggTATACTAAAAGCTCTGGTGTTCCATGGTCCTCTAACAAGGCCTCTGCTCTTCCTCATCTGATACCTTTCAAGATTTCTGCAGACGACAAGACTTCAAAGCTCGGTTCTGATCCAGTCGGGGCTACTTCAGATCAACGAAGAGCAGCAGAAATCCAG ATGGCTGGTCCTATCCTCAAACAACCACTTGGAGGAGTACCTGTTTCGACTGCTTCAAACTCATTTTTCCCGCCATTTGGTTCTGTTGTCGGGATTACTGAACCATG CATGAAACCTACTGGAGGTTCTCCAAACCAATTGACTATTTTTTATGGTGGTACCGTCAACGTCTACAATGACATTACCCCTGAAAAG GCTCAGGCTATAATGTTCTTAGCTGGGGCTGGGGCTGCCATCTCCAACATTTCACATTCAAAAGCTCAAGCTCATGCAATGGGTGCAAAAATGGCTGCAGCAAGTGATGCTGCTCCTATGAATCAGCCCGTAAGTGCCTTGCCTTGCCCTGCTCTCTCTAGCCCATTGTCTGTTTCTTCTCACACAGGCACCCAGTCTGCAAGCGGGTCGAGCTGCACTGATGAGTTGAGAGGAGGTAAAACCAATGGAGTTCCCACAACTCCTATCAGCAAAGTAGAGCCTCAAAGAATTGCCAACCCGGGTGTATCTGTCACTGCTAGTGCTATGATGCCATCTG CCGTTCCACAGGCTCGCAAAGCATCCTTAGCTCGATTTTTAGAGAAGCGCAAGGAGAG GGTGATGAGCTCTGCTCCATACAATCTTAGCAAGAAATATCCTGAGTGTGCTGCAACAGAATCCAACGGTGCAAATTTCTCGAGTCCTATAACGGGCAGCAGCGCTAATGTGGCAAGCTAA
- the LOC103491922 gene encoding protein TIFY 6B-like isoform X1: MEMDFLGLSSKEPLAVVKQEIDNDGAQDSGYTKSSGVPWSSNKASALPHLIPFKISADDKTSKLGSDPVGATSDQRRAAEIQKTFNHDRQGGPHFSLAAYPMQPDLYSIHRPHEAKLFSVQNQGISVSLGNPSLKNPFALPGQMAGPILKQPLGGVPVSTASNSFFPPFGSVVGITEPWNSMKPTGGSPNQLTIFYGGTVNVYNDITPEKAQAIMFLAGAGAAISNISHSKAQAHAMGAKMAAASDAAPMNQPVSALPCPALSSPLSVSSHTGTQSASGSSCTDELRGGKTNGVPTTPISKVEPQRIANPGVSVTASAMMPSAVPQARKASLARFLEKRKERVMSSAPYNLSKKYPECAATESNGANFSSPITGSSANVAS; encoded by the exons ATGGAGATGGATTTCTTGGGTTTGAGCTCTAAGGAGCCATTGGCTGTGGTGAAACAGGAGATTGACAACGATGGAGCGCAAGATTCTG ggTATACTAAAAGCTCTGGTGTTCCATGGTCCTCTAACAAGGCCTCTGCTCTTCCTCATCTGATACCTTTCAAGATTTCTGCAGACGACAAGACTTCAAAGCTCGGTTCTGATCCAGTCGGGGCTACTTCAGATCAACGAAGAGCAGCAGAAATCCAG AAAACGTTCAATCACGATAGGCAAGGTGGTCCTCATTTTTCCCTGGCAGCTTATCCTATGCAACCTGATTTGTATTCGATTCATCGTCCTCATGAAGCAAAACTATTTTCAGTTCAAAATCAAGGTATATCTGTTTCTTTAGGCAATCCATCCTTGAAGAACCCTTTTGCTCTTCCTGGTCAGATGGCTGGTCCTATCCTCAAACAACCACTTGGAGGAGTACCTGTTTCGACTGCTTCAAACTCATTTTTCCCGCCATTTGGTTCTGTTGTCGGGATTACTGAACCATG GAACAGCATGAAACCTACTGGAGGTTCTCCAAACCAATTGACTATTTTTTATGGTGGTACCGTCAACGTCTACAATGACATTACCCCTGAAAAG GCTCAGGCTATAATGTTCTTAGCTGGGGCTGGGGCTGCCATCTCCAACATTTCACATTCAAAAGCTCAAGCTCATGCAATGGGTGCAAAAATGGCTGCAGCAAGTGATGCTGCTCCTATGAATCAGCCCGTAAGTGCCTTGCCTTGCCCTGCTCTCTCTAGCCCATTGTCTGTTTCTTCTCACACAGGCACCCAGTCTGCAAGCGGGTCGAGCTGCACTGATGAGTTGAGAGGAGGTAAAACCAATGGAGTTCCCACAACTCCTATCAGCAAAGTAGAGCCTCAAAGAATTGCCAACCCGGGTGTATCTGTCACTGCTAGTGCTATGATGCCATCTG CCGTTCCACAGGCTCGCAAAGCATCCTTAGCTCGATTTTTAGAGAAGCGCAAGGAGAG GGTGATGAGCTCTGCTCCATACAATCTTAGCAAGAAATATCCTGAGTGTGCTGCAACAGAATCCAACGGTGCAAATTTCTCGAGTCCTATAACGGGCAGCAGCGCTAATGTGGCAAGCTAA
- the LOC103491922 gene encoding protein TIFY 6B-like isoform X4 yields the protein MEMDFLGLSSKEPLAVVKQEIDNDGAQDSDDKTSKLGSDPVGATSDQRRAAEIQKTFNHDRQGGPHFSLAAYPMQPDLYSIHRPHEAKLFSVQNQGISVSLGNPSLKNPFALPGQMAGPILKQPLGGVPVSTASNSFFPPFGSVVGITEPCMKPTGGSPNQLTIFYGGTVNVYNDITPEKAQAIMFLAGAGAAISNISHSKAQAHAMGAKMAAASDAAPMNQPVSALPCPALSSPLSVSSHTGTQSASGSSCTDELRGGKTNGVPTTPISKVEPQRIANPGVSVTASAMMPSAVPQARKASLARFLEKRKERVMSSAPYNLSKKYPECAATESNGANFSSPITGSSANVAS from the exons ATGGAGATGGATTTCTTGGGTTTGAGCTCTAAGGAGCCATTGGCTGTGGTGAAACAGGAGATTGACAACGATGGAGCGCAAGATTCTG ACGACAAGACTTCAAAGCTCGGTTCTGATCCAGTCGGGGCTACTTCAGATCAACGAAGAGCAGCAGAAATCCAG AAAACGTTCAATCACGATAGGCAAGGTGGTCCTCATTTTTCCCTGGCAGCTTATCCTATGCAACCTGATTTGTATTCGATTCATCGTCCTCATGAAGCAAAACTATTTTCAGTTCAAAATCAAGGTATATCTGTTTCTTTAGGCAATCCATCCTTGAAGAACCCTTTTGCTCTTCCTGGTCAGATGGCTGGTCCTATCCTCAAACAACCACTTGGAGGAGTACCTGTTTCGACTGCTTCAAACTCATTTTTCCCGCCATTTGGTTCTGTTGTCGGGATTACTGAACCATG CATGAAACCTACTGGAGGTTCTCCAAACCAATTGACTATTTTTTATGGTGGTACCGTCAACGTCTACAATGACATTACCCCTGAAAAG GCTCAGGCTATAATGTTCTTAGCTGGGGCTGGGGCTGCCATCTCCAACATTTCACATTCAAAAGCTCAAGCTCATGCAATGGGTGCAAAAATGGCTGCAGCAAGTGATGCTGCTCCTATGAATCAGCCCGTAAGTGCCTTGCCTTGCCCTGCTCTCTCTAGCCCATTGTCTGTTTCTTCTCACACAGGCACCCAGTCTGCAAGCGGGTCGAGCTGCACTGATGAGTTGAGAGGAGGTAAAACCAATGGAGTTCCCACAACTCCTATCAGCAAAGTAGAGCCTCAAAGAATTGCCAACCCGGGTGTATCTGTCACTGCTAGTGCTATGATGCCATCTG CCGTTCCACAGGCTCGCAAAGCATCCTTAGCTCGATTTTTAGAGAAGCGCAAGGAGAG GGTGATGAGCTCTGCTCCATACAATCTTAGCAAGAAATATCCTGAGTGTGCTGCAACAGAATCCAACGGTGCAAATTTCTCGAGTCCTATAACGGGCAGCAGCGCTAATGTGGCAAGCTAA
- the LOC103491922 gene encoding protein TIFY 6B-like isoform X3 translates to MEMDFLGLSSKEPLAVVKQEIDNDGAQDSDDKTSKLGSDPVGATSDQRRAAEIQKTFNHDRQGGPHFSLAAYPMQPDLYSIHRPHEAKLFSVQNQGISVSLGNPSLKNPFALPGQMAGPILKQPLGGVPVSTASNSFFPPFGSVVGITEPWNSMKPTGGSPNQLTIFYGGTVNVYNDITPEKAQAIMFLAGAGAAISNISHSKAQAHAMGAKMAAASDAAPMNQPVSALPCPALSSPLSVSSHTGTQSASGSSCTDELRGGKTNGVPTTPISKVEPQRIANPGVSVTASAMMPSAVPQARKASLARFLEKRKERVMSSAPYNLSKKYPECAATESNGANFSSPITGSSANVAS, encoded by the exons ATGGAGATGGATTTCTTGGGTTTGAGCTCTAAGGAGCCATTGGCTGTGGTGAAACAGGAGATTGACAACGATGGAGCGCAAGATTCTG ACGACAAGACTTCAAAGCTCGGTTCTGATCCAGTCGGGGCTACTTCAGATCAACGAAGAGCAGCAGAAATCCAG AAAACGTTCAATCACGATAGGCAAGGTGGTCCTCATTTTTCCCTGGCAGCTTATCCTATGCAACCTGATTTGTATTCGATTCATCGTCCTCATGAAGCAAAACTATTTTCAGTTCAAAATCAAGGTATATCTGTTTCTTTAGGCAATCCATCCTTGAAGAACCCTTTTGCTCTTCCTGGTCAGATGGCTGGTCCTATCCTCAAACAACCACTTGGAGGAGTACCTGTTTCGACTGCTTCAAACTCATTTTTCCCGCCATTTGGTTCTGTTGTCGGGATTACTGAACCATG GAACAGCATGAAACCTACTGGAGGTTCTCCAAACCAATTGACTATTTTTTATGGTGGTACCGTCAACGTCTACAATGACATTACCCCTGAAAAG GCTCAGGCTATAATGTTCTTAGCTGGGGCTGGGGCTGCCATCTCCAACATTTCACATTCAAAAGCTCAAGCTCATGCAATGGGTGCAAAAATGGCTGCAGCAAGTGATGCTGCTCCTATGAATCAGCCCGTAAGTGCCTTGCCTTGCCCTGCTCTCTCTAGCCCATTGTCTGTTTCTTCTCACACAGGCACCCAGTCTGCAAGCGGGTCGAGCTGCACTGATGAGTTGAGAGGAGGTAAAACCAATGGAGTTCCCACAACTCCTATCAGCAAAGTAGAGCCTCAAAGAATTGCCAACCCGGGTGTATCTGTCACTGCTAGTGCTATGATGCCATCTG CCGTTCCACAGGCTCGCAAAGCATCCTTAGCTCGATTTTTAGAGAAGCGCAAGGAGAG GGTGATGAGCTCTGCTCCATACAATCTTAGCAAGAAATATCCTGAGTGTGCTGCAACAGAATCCAACGGTGCAAATTTCTCGAGTCCTATAACGGGCAGCAGCGCTAATGTGGCAAGCTAA
- the LOC103491922 gene encoding protein TIFY 6B-like isoform X5, whose protein sequence is MEMDFLGLSSKEPLAVVKQEIDNDGAQDSGYTKSSGVPWSSNKASALPHLIPFKISADDKTSKLGSDPVGATSDQRRAAEIQMAGPILKQPLGGVPVSTASNSFFPPFGSVVGITEPWNSMKPTGGSPNQLTIFYGGTVNVYNDITPEKAQAIMFLAGAGAAISNISHSKAQAHAMGAKMAAASDAAPMNQPVSALPCPALSSPLSVSSHTGTQSASGSSCTDELRGGKTNGVPTTPISKVEPQRIANPGVSVTASAMMPSAVPQARKASLARFLEKRKERVMSSAPYNLSKKYPECAATESNGANFSSPITGSSANVAS, encoded by the exons ATGGAGATGGATTTCTTGGGTTTGAGCTCTAAGGAGCCATTGGCTGTGGTGAAACAGGAGATTGACAACGATGGAGCGCAAGATTCTG ggTATACTAAAAGCTCTGGTGTTCCATGGTCCTCTAACAAGGCCTCTGCTCTTCCTCATCTGATACCTTTCAAGATTTCTGCAGACGACAAGACTTCAAAGCTCGGTTCTGATCCAGTCGGGGCTACTTCAGATCAACGAAGAGCAGCAGAAATCCAG ATGGCTGGTCCTATCCTCAAACAACCACTTGGAGGAGTACCTGTTTCGACTGCTTCAAACTCATTTTTCCCGCCATTTGGTTCTGTTGTCGGGATTACTGAACCATG GAACAGCATGAAACCTACTGGAGGTTCTCCAAACCAATTGACTATTTTTTATGGTGGTACCGTCAACGTCTACAATGACATTACCCCTGAAAAG GCTCAGGCTATAATGTTCTTAGCTGGGGCTGGGGCTGCCATCTCCAACATTTCACATTCAAAAGCTCAAGCTCATGCAATGGGTGCAAAAATGGCTGCAGCAAGTGATGCTGCTCCTATGAATCAGCCCGTAAGTGCCTTGCCTTGCCCTGCTCTCTCTAGCCCATTGTCTGTTTCTTCTCACACAGGCACCCAGTCTGCAAGCGGGTCGAGCTGCACTGATGAGTTGAGAGGAGGTAAAACCAATGGAGTTCCCACAACTCCTATCAGCAAAGTAGAGCCTCAAAGAATTGCCAACCCGGGTGTATCTGTCACTGCTAGTGCTATGATGCCATCTG CCGTTCCACAGGCTCGCAAAGCATCCTTAGCTCGATTTTTAGAGAAGCGCAAGGAGAG GGTGATGAGCTCTGCTCCATACAATCTTAGCAAGAAATATCCTGAGTGTGCTGCAACAGAATCCAACGGTGCAAATTTCTCGAGTCCTATAACGGGCAGCAGCGCTAATGTGGCAAGCTAA